In Saprospiraceae bacterium, the sequence TTGAAGAGAAAGGCAATTCCCTCGAAGGTTATGTGCCTGCCAATCTGGTTAATGAATCATGGAAAAACTTATTGGGTAATACATATACTTTTTCAGAAAACCATTTAGTAAAACAACAAAACTGGAATAAAATCTGGGAATCTTCTTTTCAGCCGATTATCGTTGAAGATCAAGTGGCGGTGAGGGCGACTTTTCACGAGCCCATCCACTCGCCATATGAAATTATTATTGACCCTAAAATGGCTTTTGGTACCGGTCATCATGCGACAACCTACCTGGTGATGGGCGCCATGTTGAAACTGGATTTTATTAATAAACAGGTACTTGACTTTGGTTGTGGCAGTAGCATCCTGGCGATCCTTGCTGAGAAATTAGGTGCTGATCAGGTTGCAGCTATTGATTATGATCCCTGGTCTGTCAATAATTCTCTTGAAAATATTGAACTTAATCATTGTAAAAAAATCTTAGTGGAGCAAGGGGATACGCTCAAATCTGAAACGAGAACTTTTGATATCATCCTGGCCAATATTACCAGGGATACATTACTGAATACCACAGAAGATATTGTTCGGATTCTGAACCCGGGTGGAGTGGGTATCTATTCTGGGTTTATACTTCAGGATATCAGTATCTTGAAGAAATACCTTCATACATTTGGAATCAACAAAATAGAGACCCTGATCCGTGAAGATTGGTGTGCTTTGATTTGGAATAAATAATCTACAGTTTCCTGGAGCTTTTATTAATGTAATGGTCTGCCAATTCGCTGATGTCTTGAGGGGTGAAATATCCACGGACATTGACCATGACGAAAGAGGCTGCATCTTCCTGTACAAAGAAAACTAATCGCCTAATCACATCTTTTTTGCCCCAGGTCAATACTTCTACATCATCGCGACCATCTCTAACTTTTACGAGCACTTCATAGTTTTCATCCAAAAGATTCTCCTTGAGTTGGGCTATATCACGATGATCGACATATCCATCATCTTCAGTAAACCAGATGGATACTGATCCCATATTATGGAGAAGAGGTTTGATAGCTTCCCGGTCTATCCTTTCTTCATCTTTGAGGGCTATATTGCCTGCCAGCCGAGCGAGAAATCCCGGGATGGTAAAATGTCTGATACCATCCCGACGACTGTACTCGCGATTAAAATCATTTAGACTTTGTTCCTGAGCGGTGGACAGGGCACTTAAACTGAATAAGCAAATAAGTGAGAGAAAAAAAGACTTCATGATTAATTCTTTTTTAGTTTTTCTAAATGTTCTGAACCATCGATGTTTAATGATTTACCCAGGCGGCCTATTTTCTCCAGGTCCAGGTCACCCACAAAGGAGATTAAGGAAAATTCGTCTTCACCGCCAACCAACATGAGTAGTTCGGTTATTTTATTGCCCGTGGCGTCTGTTTTGGTCAGGAATAAAACATCTTCGCCTTCATCTCTCACTTTCATGAGTTCTTCGTATTCTTTTGTATTGATTTTGGAGACAGCCTCTTTGTAGAAGGTTTTTGGAGAAACATGGGTACTTAGTATGTGTAATCCCTGTATATTTTTTAAAAGTTGCTGCAAGTCTGCATCCATATCATTGATCTTGATCTTTGATACCAGTTGGAACATCTTTGGACTGATATACACCGTACTAAATCTGTCATCGTCTACGTAGGACTTAAAAAACTTGGTCACTGCATCTGCTTGGGCGACCAGCGATCCGGTAAAGAGAGAAAAAAGGAGGATTAATAAATTTTTCATGGTTATGATTGATATATTATTTTTTGTGGTTAATTGATTAGATCCAAAGGAGCAGTTTTAGATATCGAGAGTGTGGCTTTGTCCGTGGCTTTATTCATCCGGTTGGATAGATAGAGTAGAGCAGCTTTGGTTTGTTCCAACGCTTGTTCAGGAGATTGAAAAGTATCCATAGTGATCATTTCCGTGGATGCTGATTTTTGATTCTGATATATATTGATACCCAGGGTCAGCACCAGAAGCAAGGAAGCTGCTATAGCTACAGCTCTTTGCCATCCCAATGAAATGATGCGGGTTACAGGTTTTGCAACTGGAGCCACCTTTTGCTCCACAGCATTGATCTTAGACATCACCTCATCGGATAGATCTATTGAAATGCCTTTTTCATTCTTAAAATAGTCGAACAAGGGTTGAAAGGTCTTCAACGCCGGATCCACCTTTGATTGATTGAAGTATAAGTGCAGCTGCAATTCTTCTTCGAGTGAGGTGTCACCTTCCCAATATTTATCGAGTAGTGCTTTGATATA encodes:
- the prmA gene encoding 50S ribosomal protein L11 methyltransferase — protein: MDDLYPDYYKFVFVGIPDDIVLSELYQLGFESFEEKGNSLEGYVPANLVNESWKNLLGNTYTFSENHLVKQQNWNKIWESSFQPIIVEDQVAVRATFHEPIHSPYEIIIDPKMAFGTGHHATTYLVMGAMLKLDFINKQVLDFGCGSSILAILAEKLGADQVAAIDYDPWSVNNSLENIELNHCKKILVEQGDTLKSETRTFDIILANITRDTLLNTTEDIVRILNPGGVGIYSGFILQDISILKKYLHTFGINKIETLIREDWCALIWNK
- a CDS encoding DUF4252 domain-containing protein: MKSFFLSLICLFSLSALSTAQEQSLNDFNREYSRRDGIRHFTIPGFLARLAGNIALKDEERIDREAIKPLLHNMGSVSIWFTEDDGYVDHRDIAQLKENLLDENYEVLVKVRDGRDDVEVLTWGKKDVIRRLVFFVQEDAASFVMVNVRGYFTPQDISELADHYINKSSRKL
- a CDS encoding DUF4252 domain-containing protein, with amino-acid sequence MKNLLILLFSLFTGSLVAQADAVTKFFKSYVDDDRFSTVYISPKMFQLVSKIKINDMDADLQQLLKNIQGLHILSTHVSPKTFYKEAVSKINTKEYEELMKVRDEGEDVLFLTKTDATGNKITELLMLVGGEDEFSLISFVGDLDLEKIGRLGKSLNIDGSEHLEKLKKN